The Candidatus Microthrix subdominans genome contains the following window.
TTGCCAGTGAGATCATCGGCGGGAGGATCGGCAGCAACGACACCAGAATGTCAGCGAACGCCAACGCCAGGTCGCCAATCGCTTTCACCATGCGAGGCTCAGCAAACGCTGATATGGCAGGAGCGAGCGCCTCCCCGAGCATCCCAACGATCTCGCCGCCCACCTCGAGCAACGGCGAGAACGCCACGAGCAGCTCCCCGCAGCGCCGGCAATCGCTGTGACCCCCGGGCCCGCCGCCTCAAACCCGACGGCCAACGACTTCGTGAACGTGCCCAGAGGGCCCATCAGTTCTTTCAGCACACCCCCGCCGACTGTGGCAACAGTGCCAAGCAGCGTCGCGAACGGGCCCACAACCTTGCCGAACTCTGGTCCCAGCTCCCCACCATCGACTGGATCTCTTTAATGCTCGCCTCGGAGCTCGGGCATGGCTGCTCCGCCGGCGATAAGCGCAGCGGTCTCGAACTCGCCGCCGAGCTGCTCAAGGTCACCCTTGATGTTGTCCAGCTTGGTTTTGGCTAGCTCTGTCGCGTACCCAGAATCAGCAACAGCGTCGGTCCACTTGTTGACGCCCTCCGCGCCTTCGTTGTAGAGGATGTTTGCTGCGCGGATAGCGTCGGTGCCAAACCAGGCCTGCATCTCCGCTGCTCGCATCTCGGGCGTTAGGTCACCGAAAGCGTCTTGCATCGCCTGCGCAGACTCGGCCAAACCGATGAACTCGCCCTTCGAGTCGAAGAACGAGAGACCTAGCCGCTCTGCTTGCTCGCCCTGCTTGCGTGTGGCGGGAACGAGGCGCTGCAGCATCGTCTTAAACGAAGTGCCAGCGTCTGAACCTTCGAGGCTCTGCTGGGAGAACATGGACAGGGCGCCAACTGTTTCCTCCATCGAGATGCCAAACGAGTTCGCCCCTAGCGCCGACTGGGAAAGGCCGAGACCAAGGCCTTCAACGTCGGTGGACGACTTGTTTGCGCCAGCAGCGAGCACGTCAGCTGCGAACGTGGCGTCCTTGCCTTTCAACCCGAACGCGTTCAACTGGTTGGAGGTGATCTCCGCAGCGACGCCCAAGTCCAACGCCCCAGCGCCGGCCAACCCGAGCGCCCCCGGCACCGCACCGCCGAGCACATCTCCGAGCCCCACACCAGCCTTGATCAGCTCGATTTGAGCAGTGACCACCTCAGACGCTGAGAACGCTGTTGAGGCGCCCAAGTCGAGGGCCTGCGCCTCGAGGAGTTTCATTTGGGCGTCGGTGGCTCCGGCGGTTCCCTTCAAGTCTGCGAGAGCCTCAGTGAAGTCTGCGGACTTCTTGGCGCTCGCACCAAACAGCCCCGCTGACGCGATCGCTGGGAGCCCAACAGCTGCACCCCCGGCCAGCGCCCCCATCATCAGCCCGCCACTACCACCCGCAGACGCTGCGCCCATGCTCGCTGCGAGCTGCGTCGTGTCAGCTCGCAGATTCATGTCGATGCTGAACTTGTTGGAGAGCGACGCAGCGATGGTCTTGAGTTTCACGGCCAGCGCCGGCGAGTCAGCGTCGAGCGGAACATCGACCGCTTTCCCTGCCCGCGCTGCTGCTTGCGCTTTGGCTTTCGCTAGCGGGACCGCCCCAGTGCGCATCTCAGCGCCGAGAGGCACGTCCACTTGCTGCCCTAGCGCAACCGCTTTAGCGCGCAGCTGCCCGGCTGACCCGGGCTGCAGGGTGGGAACGAAGAACAGCTTCCCTACCGGGTTCACTCGGGCAGCGAACGCTTTCGCCTCAGCACGAAGCGGGGCAACCGAACCCGACGCGATCCCAACATCGAACTTGACCGCAGTATCACCGGACAGCCGGGTGGCGAGCGCTTTCACCTGCGTCTTCAGCTGAGTGGCCGCACCGGACACGAGCGCCACATCAAACTTGATTGGCACCGATCCAGAGAGCCGCTGAGATAACGCCCGAGCCTCAGCTTTCAGCTCAGCTGCTGACCCGGTCTGCAGATCAACGTCGAACGCCAGCGACGGCTTTGACTTCTTGCTCGCCAGAACGGCTGCGGTTTTAAGTTCCTGAGCTGCGCCTGCCTGCAAGTCAACATCAAACGTCAGCGACGGTTTCGCTTTCTGGCCGGCGAGCATCCCGGCCGACTTGAGTTCCTGAGATGCGCCACGCTGCAGCTCCACATCAAACGTCAGGACAGGTTTGATCCGAGCATTCAGCGCTTTAGCGTCAGCCGTGAGCATCTGCGCCGACCGCTTCGCTAGCTCCGGTGAGAATGTCACCTCAGCATCAACGAGCGAGTTCTGAGCTGCGACCATCTTCCCGAGCCGAGACTTGAACCCCCGTGCCAACTCAGGCTCAATCTGAATCTCAGCTTTGTGGGTTTGCTCAGCTTTGGTCAGCAGGGTGCGCAGCGCCGGCGAGAAACCCTTCCCATCAGGGAGGACGGTTACGTCTACTGCGCCTGCGGTGTCAGTGGCCATGAGGAGGCCAGCCTATCCTCCAGTTGCTGTTCTCCATGGTGACGCCGCCACAGCAGCCTCAACTTCTTTGGCGTCACGCGTCCGCACCCTGGGGGCCCCGTTGGATCCCTTGGCGCCATGCTTGCGCAGCAGTTCGCTCATCGCCTTGTCGAGGCTTTCTCGCGACGTGGCGTTGAACACGGCTGAGTAGAGCGCTCGATCTTCGGGCTCTGCGTGCTCGGTCACAATCCGCCACGTCACTGCGCACCATTCGCGCAGACTCAGACTGGCAGGATTCTGGCCGCCAGCAATCAGCACACCGAGCACGTCATCGGCCATTGCTGTGGCGATGTGTTGGGCGCCTACCGCGCCCCAGTAGGGCGCCCAGCTCGCTTGGCGGTGCGACGCTGCTCGCGGTTCTCGAACACTGCTGCCAGTTTGGTTGTGATCTTCTGCAGCGACGGGAGGCTCACTTCCTCCGCTTCGTAGGCTTCGAACGCTGTCTCAGCGAACTGGTCGCGCTGGTCGGCCTGCACGAGACCGCACAGCTGGCCGAGCACGAAACCCGCCGGGTTCTGGTTGCCGTCGGGAAGGTTCGTGTCGATGTACGGGGCCGGCGCCATGTCCCAGCTGCGACCGAACAGCCGGAACGAGCCGGGGGACCGCTTGGGCTCCTTGTCGACCACGTCGGCGTCGAGGTCGAACAGCGGGTCAACCACGTCGAGGTCGTCAACGGTCAGCCGCTTGGCGTCGTTGGGGTAGTCCTCGTCCTCAGTGTGCCGATCGTCTGCCATGCGGTGTTGCTCCTTGGTGCTCAGCGCTCCCGGTAGGAGACGCCTCGGTGGTTGCGCGCCACGGTAGCAGCCGCCTTTGACAAGTACTTGCGCGGAGGTGACCCCTTGACTTTCTTCGCGAACACCCACCCCCCACCGCGAGGGTTTCGCCACGCAAGCATCCTGGCGTTCTTCGGTCGGATCGGGGCCCGTCTCGGCCCGTAAATACCAGTCCCGTCGTGCTGCCATTTCGGCACGTTCGGGGTTGGGTGCTCCGACACGACGCGTACCTGATTGCGCACAGCGTCCACTTTGACGTGGATGCCTGGTGCGAGCCGCCGGTCGGGCATCACAGCCGAGCGCAGCACGTTCATTCGAGCGATCATCTGGATGGCTTTGGCGTTGGCGATCAGCCCGGGCAGCGCTGCTCGCTCTGCGATCTTGTCAGCTTGCGGGTAGACCTTCATTGCCCTCAGCCTCACTGGCGGGCTCAGGGGTGCCCACCTCGAGCAGACCGGCAACCTCGGGGGGCGCCTCAGCTCGCGAGGGGTCCTCCTCCGCCTGCACGACCTCTGCGAGCCCCGCACGAACGACCGGGTGCGTCTCGTCGCCGGCAAACAGCTCCCCGGCTCTCAGACCGGCTGCAGCTTGCCGGGCGCGGTAGGTGCGCGTCTCGGGCTCGGGCTGCTTCTTGGCGGTCGTCTTGCGGCGTGCGGTCATTGCTGCTCCCTGGTTTGATTAGCTCGTCAGTCTACGGTGACTTCCATGGTGTAGAGACTCATCCCGCCCGTCGTGGAAACGTGAACCCACCCCTCGGACGCCTGTTTGGTTTGGCACCGGCCAAGCACCGACGACGGCTGCCGGCGCGCTGTGGCGAGGCCTCGCAGCATCTGATCCCGAGTCTCGGCTTGGCGGAGCGCGTAATCCGATTCGGTGTCAGGGTCGGGGATCTCGTCTGCTTGGGGGATGGGGGTGCACTGGTGGAGCGACAGCTTAATGGTTGCTGAGCGCACGAGCCGCCGACCGTCCGCAGTCTTGTAGCCGTCTTTGACGATGGTGGCTGTGAGCTGGCACGGGCACCCCCCGGGCGGTGGCCCTTCAGGCGTGGCGTCTGTGGTAACGAACGCACGGGCGCACTCTGCGCCGCACAGGAACGCAGCGTCGAGGAGCGCTTGGGCAATCTGCCACGAGCGTGGTGACACGTCAGCTGGCGGGACGGGCTCAGGGGGCAACACCGTGAACTCGACGGTCGTCTCGCCGTCTGGTGTGGTGACCGTGATAGTGGCTGGCCCGTCGGGGCAGCCGGGAGGTACGACAACGGTGATGATGTTGCCGTCGTTGCTGACGATGGCGACAGGATCGCCGCACATGGTGACGGTGGCGCCGGTCAGGTTGGTGCCGACGATCTGGATGGTGGCACCGGGGCGGGCGGCGCCGGGGAACACTGCGACGACGGTCGGGTCGGGCGGGCAGCCCTCGCAGTCGAGGTATTCGATCGGGTACGGGTCAGACGACCCGGCGCTGTTCGTGAGGACCAGGTCGTAGGTGCCGGGCGGCAGGACTGGCGCACCCATAACCACGAAGCCAACTCCGCCGACGTCGAGCACCCCAACGACCCCGACGTCCACTCCGCCTACCTCGGCGCTAACCACGTCAGTGATCGGGAAGATGACGGGGATCAGCACCTGCTGGCTGTCGGCGGCGTCGGCACAGAGGTATAACGGGTACGCTCCGTAAATGACCGGCACGGTGACAACCGGCGGCGCCTCGAACGTGAACGTCTCAGCGGCGCTGGTGCCTGCGGGGGTGGTGATCGTGACGGGGGCGGGGCCTGCGGTGTGTGCCGGGCTGGTGACCGTGGCGAGGCTGCCGGACGGGTCCACGGTCAGCCCGGTGCCTGCCGTGCCGCCGAAGTCCACGGCGGTAGCGCCGGTCAGGTCGGTGCCGATGATATCGACGAGCGTGCCGCCCGTGTCGGGGCCAGACGTGGGGATCAGCTTGGTGATCGTCGGCGGTGGGGTCGGTGGCACCCGTCGTCGGGTACGCGGCCCGCTGGACGGACCCGGCCCAGCGCCCGGAGCGTCAGCGTGGCGCCCTCGTAGGTCGGCGGGGGTGTCGGGGGGGATCGCGGCGACCCGTCGCCGTTCACCGTGGCCCCGTCGGCGGACGAGCGTGGCTCCCGGGTGTGGGGGTGGCGTGCGCGTTGTGCGCCGGTTCGGTGAACGCCCAGGGCTGCGGGGCAGCGGCCGCCGACGAACGTCACCCGGCCCCCCGGCGCCGCGTGGGTCAGCGGGTCGGGGCCCCGCCACCGAGCGGTGCCGACCGGGGCGACGAGCAGAGCGGGGAGGTGGAACGGCTGCCGACCGGCCGCCGCAGCCGCCCGCCGGGTTCCCATCGCGCGGTGCCGTCATCGTGGGGCGCGGGCCCAGGTGGTCGGGCGCCAGCACCCGCGGGGGGTGCCGGGCCACCGGGCCGCGCCGGCGCCGACGGCCGGCACGGGATTCGTCAGCGGCCATTAGCGGCACCCCCCAGGGTTCAGCCGTGCCGACTCGGCCCTGAGCGCCCGAGCCTGTGCGGCCTGCACCGGGTGGATCGTCGTGCTGTTGCTCATCAGCAGCCGCTCATTCGGCCCAGCGACCGCATCTGCGACCTCTGGCCCGACACCCAATAGGCCCCAGGCTGAACCGGCACCTGCATAGCGTTGTCCTTCGGGCCCGACAACCAATGAGGTAACCCCATGGTGTGCCCGCCGCTGTGCAACGCCAGCCCCCATGACGGCGTCCCTGTAATGCGGATCACCCACGCAGACCACGTCCTGCCACCAGACCGCCGGATAGTGGGGGTGGTCACATCAGACGCCCAACCTGGCCGCGACGACGGGCCAGCCCAGACCACACGGACCCCCCTGTCGGCGGCCTGCTGCCGGGTCCCCCGGGAGAACCGGTAGCCGGTGTGCTTGCCGATGTCGTCGAACGCCGCACGGACCCACGCCCCGTTCGGCACATTGCTGTCGATCGACAGCGGCACCACGCAACTAGGGAACGCTCGGGCCTCGGTGTACGCCGGGGGTAGCGCCGGAATGCACGACGTCAACCCAGCCAGCAACACCCCAGCTAGCAACACCCTCATCAGAACGCCAACGAGACGCACAAGCAATGCCCGTGCGTCTCGTTGTTCCCATCACCAGATTCGACCATGAACCCCAGACTACGGGGCGGGCACCCGGGGCGCCGGATGAGCGAGGGTCGCGTCGCAGTCGATCGCTGGCAGGGCTGAGCAGGTCACAAACGCCTCAGAGACCGCCGAGTTGGCCGAAATGAACGCCGGGACAGCGTCAGACGGCCACAGGTTCAGCACACCAGCGTTCTGGTTGGGGGAACCGAACGCCTTGGCGTCGAACTTGATCGTCGGAGCGTCTGCCGACTTCTCTGCCAGATCGATGTTCCATGACGTGGTGAGCGGCCAGAACTGGCCGACGCACTCAGTGGCGCCAGACTCGGGAACAGTGCACCCGGCGTCGGAGATGCCAGCAGCAGTGACGATCACGAGCGCAGCACGGGGCTTCCGCTCAGTGCCACAGCCCACCCCGCCGCGCTGGATCGGCCGTTCGTAGCCGACCACGTTGCCGTCGCCGTCCAAGACCACCGGGTTCCCGGTGAGCATCCCGAACAGAGCCCAGTCTTTGGTGGCGATCTCGCCGGTGAGGTTCCACCACTTCTCGGCACGCTCGCCGGTTGTGGCGGGCCCGATCCGCTTGCCCGCCCAGTTCAGCCGCGAGTAGTCCACGCCGTCCTCGGACTCGATCTCAGGCGTGAACGTGATCATGCCCTCCGACGTGTAGACGGGCGCCGCCGCGACGATTTGGCACGACGCGTTCAGCTCGACCGCAGCCATGAGGCATGGGGCGTTCTCTAGGTGGCAGTTGTTGGCCATGTCAGTTCTCCTTGGTGAGGGAATCGGTGACCGGCGCGAGCCGGCTGGGAAGGGTCTTGCGGGAGTTGTCCGACGCTGCGTTGGCCTCGAGCGCTGCTGCTGCTCTCACCGGGTCGGAGCCAACCCACTCGACGATCTCGTCGATCGTCTTGCCGGCCAGCTCAGCTGCAGCGTCGGGGAGCAGGTCGGCGTCGAACTGGGGTGCAGGCTGCGCCTCGAGCACGGGCGCCACTGGGGTGTCGAGGGGCACGCCAGCTGCGGAGTTGCGCAGCCCAGAGCGAGTGACCACCAGCATCGTTGTGGTAGTGCGAGTCTTGGGTCTCATTGAGTCACCATCACTTCTGAGGTCGGGGTGTCCTGCGTCCAGATACGGGGCCGGTAGCCAGTCCCCGCTGAGCGCAGCCAGTCATCTACCGCTGCGATCCCAGTGGCACCCTTGATCCGTTGGCGCGACTCGGACGCTTCGATCATGTACTCGACGCCGTCCCGAGAGACGACCTTGACGCCTGCTGGCAGATCGCACTCGGTTCCTGCCGTGTTGCACCACGTCTTGGCGAGCTGCGCCGCGTATTCGTCGATGGCGTTCGCTGCGTCGATCGGCCAAGGCCGGCCGGTGAGATAGTCGATCTCGACCAGTTCGGGGAACGGGTCAGCCGACACGAGCCGCTTAGTGTTCCAGTCCACTCGCCAGCCGACGATCGGGTTGCCCGTGCTCGGATCGGTCACTTCGTCCACAGTGGTCGCGTCGGGGGGAAGCGCCACGCTGTAACGGTGGTCGTGTCGGCACGAGCAGCCTTGCATCGAGCCCGTGAGGTTCCGGCCACAAACAAGGTGGGACGCCGAGCACACATCAGCCGAGTGAGGGCACTGCCCAAACCGGGCCCCGGTTGCCTCCCACAGCCGGAACGCAGCAACAGCGCGCACGCGGGCCCACACGTCAGGGTCCACACCCGAGGGGGTGGGGCATTCCTGAGCGGGAATCGTGCAGGGTTCCCACACGAAGCCAGGAGCGGACACGGGCGCCACGATCAGGTCCAGGTGCCCAACGGTGGGGCGTCGATTGCTGCCACGTCAACCCCGGGAGCGACTTCCGGCCAATCCCAGATCGCAGCCTGCGACACGGTGAGCTGTGCGTCGTTGGTGGCCACGAGCGGGTCGGGACGTGTGACCGTTACCGGGCCGAGTCGTAGCGACGGCTGAGGTGTCCAAGCAACACGGAACGTCCCAGCTGGAGCGCCGGCACCAATCGCCAACGGCGAGTAGGCCGGCTCGTCGATCAGAGGCACCCGGTCAACCCCGACGGTGGGGAGACCACCAGCGACCATGTTGAGATGCTTGACGGCCATGTTGGACAGGCCCGCCGGGAACCAGAACACTCCGAGGTCGGAGCGGGCCGCGACGGTGCGCGCATAGACGCCCAGCTTGAGGAGCGCTTCGCTGGTCCCATCAAACCCAGTTGAGGTGACCGCCCCGAAGTCGTTGGCCACGTTTCGAGTCGCTGACCCGGTGAGCGACTGTGACACGTTCCCGTCCTGGTCGGTGTGCACCATGTTGGGGTCGGTCACGAGCTGCCCCAGCTTGCGGGGGAACACTCGGGCATGCTGAGCGCGGGCCGCTTGCTCCCACTTGGATTCGTCGAGGTGCGACATGAGCGAGCACGCGACAGTCGTGGTGACCGTAACGGCCGGCCGGATGGGGCCAGTCTCGTAGAGGCCGTTCTGAGGCGGAACGCTGTCCGGTGCCACAAACAGCGGGGCGCCCGTGCACGTCGCAACGACAGCAGCCTGGGGGGACTGCACTGGCCACAGGAACCGCCCTGTGGAGCGCAGCAGCCCCGCAGCAGCGTCGTCGCCTGCTCGGGGGCGTCGCTCAGCTACAGCAGCGAAGCCACCCGAGTAGGGGACAGGGTCGGCGCCCTCAATGATGGGAGCAGCGTCGATCACGAGGCGTCAACCATCGCTCCGGTGCCGCCCAGCTCGGCCACGGGAACGTCCAGCGTGAAGATGGCGGAAGGATCAACGACGCAGGGCGCCTCGAAGATCGCTCCGAACGTGAGCGAGTCGTTGGTCGCCATTCCGAGGGACTCGACACCGAACGACAGCTCGCCGGCCGTGTTCCGCGTGATCGCACCAACCGGGGCGATGATGAGCCTGGCCTGGGTGGGCCAGGTGGGAAGCGCCGAGTTGTCGGCGAGCAGCGCAGCGTTCGGGAGCACCGAGGGAGACCCGTTGATCGTGGCGCCAATGTTGTGCGAGTACGTGTCGATCTGGATGCCCTCGTCCTGAGCGAGACGGCCGATCGCAGCGCTGGTGTTGGGCCCCAGGTCCGTCGCCCCAGTGAACGACTTGGCGATATCGGTCGCCACGGGGTTCTTGAACCATGCCGGCCCCCAGACGTGGAAGGGGAGGCTCTGGTCGCCGCGGTTCGATCGCACACTGGCGATCAAGTAGCGGATCTTGGAGAGCGTGTCCCGGGACACACCGAACAGGGCAGCGCCACCGTTGAGGTTCGTGCCAGCCGCGATGTAGGCGTCAGAGAACGCCCGGTCACGAGCGAACGCGTGGTAGATGGCAGTCTTCTTGCGAACGTGGGCGACCTGCTCGGGGAAGCTGAGGTCAATGAACCGGCCGGACTGGACGGCCTGGTAGATCTCGCTCATCTCGCAGGAGACGGGCTCGGGCGGGCAGTCCACGATCACGGGCGACTTGAACGGCACACCACCCACGGGGACAGTCGAGGTGGGGTCGGCGTCGGGGTCGCCGTAGCCGGCCTCGTCCTGGGATGCGGTCACGATGCCAACACCAGGCTTGGGGAGCCCAGCTGCGGACACGTCGACGATCTCTGGCCGGTAGAACGCACGGGGCCGGCGGGTCATCACGCCCGGGTGGCTGGCAGCAAACTGGCCGGCGTCTCCGCCGCCAATGAGGGTGCGGGTGTAGTCCAGCTCGGGCGGAGCGCACGGCCCGCCGGAGGCCTGGAGGGTGGCCTGCTCGCTGAACTGCTTGGTGGCAATCCCGAGGGACGCCTGCAGCGCCTCAGCGTAGGACTCCTCCGACCCGTTCTTGGGTGCCACCGCAAGCTTGTCGCCAAGGTCGAGCCGGAGAACGGGGGTGCGGGTGCCGGCGGGCTGCGCTCGGGATGCCATCACGGCGTCTCGCATCAGCTGGCCGGCCTGCTCGGCGTCAACGGGGGAGCCGGCGGGGGCCACCGTGGAGACGCCGAGCGACACGAACGGGGGCAGAGCGGTGGGCGTGGTGGCAGTGGGTGCGGCGCCATTGGAGCGGGTGCGGGTGAGGCGGGCACGACGGCGGGCGTCGGTGCGGTCCGTCTGCTTGGCGGCTGCAGCAACCAGGTCGGCGGCTCGGTCGTCCACGTCTGCGAGGTCTCCCAGCTCGGGCGGGTTGCCCTCCTCGGCGCTGTCGCTGGCGGGCTCGTCGCTGGCGGGCTCGTCGCTCGAGGTGCTGTCCTGCTCGCCCTCAGAGTCGGGCTCGGAGGTGCTGTCCTGCTCGCCGGCGGGCTCGTCGCCCTCGTCGCCGTCCTGCTCGTCGCTGTCGTCGGTCTCCGTGGAGCTGTCCTGCTCCCCACCGTCGGCGCTCTCGTCGCTCTCTGCGGCGGCGCTCTCGTCGTTGCTCAGCTGGGTGTTGATGGCCTCCACCGCGTCGAGGATCTGGTCGAGCAAGTCGGCGTCCTCAGCGGTCGGAGAGTCGCCAGCAGCTTCTCGGCGGGCCTCGAAGTGGGCGAGGAGCAACGACCGATTCTCAGCGGTCAGATCGTTGGTGTCACCAGCGGCGACGAGATCGAGCAGTTCCTTGAGGGTCTTCATAGCGGCAGGTGCCTCCGGTAGTGGGCCCCGGGAATGGGGCTACGGGATGAGGGGGTGGATCTTGCCGCTATGCGTTCTGTGATCCGAGTATGTGGGAGAACTTGCCCTTGGTCAGCTTCGCTGGGTTGGGGTGAACTCTTGGCGTCAGTCTAAACACACTGCCGGTCAGTGTGCACGCATCTGATTGGCTCGCTCGATTGCTGCAGCAACACGGGCGCCCATTGTTGGCTCAGCTTCCACTGTGATCGAGCTGAGCCCGCCTCGGGCAGCTCGCATGTCAGCCGCACGAACTCTGGCACCGATCACACGGGACGCAGCTACTGCGCCCGCCTCAGCACACGAGCACGACGCCGGCCCAGTGCCACCGCAGCCGCACGCTGACGCCTGCAACGCTGGGGGCAGAGCCGAAGCGAGCACGAGACGGTACTCGTCGTCTGGGGTGAGGTCACCATCGAGCACGGGGAACGCACCACAGTTCACGACGTGGATGCCATACAGGGCTTCCCCCCGCCAGTCACCCGAGGGGGTTCCCGCCATTGCGCGGCCAGCCTCAGTTGGGGTCACGTCGTCGTGGAGACCCCCAGCCACCTGAATGCCGAACTCGTCTTTGAACGCACGGACAGGGCCGAGCTGAGTGCCAGTGTCCTCAACAGCGCGCATGATTTCCTCGCGGGTGAGCTGCCCGGTAGCAGTGTGCAGGTCCGAGAACGTGAGCAGCCCGGTACGGAGCATGCTGCCATCAGTGAGGGGGGTGACTCCCCCGTGGAAGTCTGCGAGTGACGCCTCCCGGGGTGGGGTGATGCACTTTCCCAGCTCAGCGAACCCGCGGTGGCAGGTGTCCCAGAGACAGACGTGGCCCGTTACTCGGCCGTCCCTGTCGATCGTGAGCGGCGTTGGTGCTGCGTAGTCCTGCTGCTCAAACCAGGCAGGGTCGAACTCGCGGACGCGTGGCGCTGCCGCTGATGCTTGGAGGTCGCCTTCCGGCCATGCAGGAGCGTCGGGGGCGTCTGCGTCCCAGATGC
Protein-coding sequences here:
- a CDS encoding major capsid protein — protein: MKTLKELLDLVAAGDTNDLTAENRSLLLAHFEARREAAGDSPTAEDADLLDQILDAVEAINTQLSNDESAAAESDESADGGEQDSSTETDDSDEQDGDEGDEPAGEQDSTSEPDSEGEQDSTSSDEPASDEPASDSAEEGNPPELGDLADVDDRAADLVAAAAKQTDRTDARRRARLTRTRSNGAAPTATTPTALPPFVSLGVSTVAPAGSPVDAEQAGQLMRDAVMASRAQPAGTRTPVLRLDLGDKLAVAPKNGSEESYAEALQASLGIATKQFSEQATLQASGGPCAPPELDYTRTLIGGGDAGQFAASHPGVMTRRPRAFYRPEIVDVSAAGLPKPGVGIVTASQDEAGYGDPDADPTSTVPVGGVPFKSPVIVDCPPEPVSCEMSEIYQAVQSGRFIDLSFPEQVAHVRKKTAIYHAFARDRAFSDAYIAAGTNLNGGAALFGVSRDTLSKIRYLIASVRSNRGDQSLPFHVWGPAWFKNPVATDIAKSFTGATDLGPNTSAAIGRLAQDEGIQIDTYSHNIGATINGSPSVLPNAALLADNSALPTWPTQARLIIAPVGAITRNTAGELSFGVESLGMATNDSLTFGAIFEAPCVVDPSAIFTLDVPVAELGGTGAMVDAS
- a CDS encoding IPT/TIG domain-containing protein; this encodes MPPTPPPTITKLIPTSGPDTGGTLVDIIGTDLTGATAVDFGGTAGTGLTVDPSGSLATVTSPAHTAGPAPVTITTPAGTSAAETFTFEAPPVVTVPVIYGAYPLYLCADAADSQQVLIPVIFPITDVVSAEVGGVDVGVVGVLDVGGVGFVVMGAPVLPPGTYDLVLTNSAGSSDPYPIEYLDCEGCPPDPTVVAVFPGAARPGATIQIVGTNLTGATVTMCGDPVAIVSNDGNIITVVVPPGCPDGPATITVTTPDGETTVEFTVLPPEPVPPADVSPRSWQIAQALLDAAFLCGAECARAFVTTDATPEGPPPGGCPCQLTATIVKDGYKTADGRRLVRSATIKLSLHQCTPIPQADEIPDPDTESDYALRQAETRDQMLRGLATARRQPSSVLGRCQTKQASEGWVHVSTTGGMSLYTMEVTVD
- a CDS encoding phage tail tape measure protein — translated: MATDTAGAVDVTVLPDGKGFSPALRTLLTKAEQTHKAEIQIEPELARGFKSRLGKMVAAQNSLVDAEVTFSPELAKRSAQMLTADAKALNARIKPVLTFDVELQRGASQELKSAGMLAGQKAKPSLTFDVDLQAGAAQELKTAAVLASKKSKPSLAFDVDLQTGSAAELKAEARALSQRLSGSVPIKFDVALVSGAATQLKTQVKALATRLSGDTAVKFDVGIASGSVAPLRAEAKAFAARVNPVGKLFFVPTLQPGSAGQLRAKAVALGQQVDVPLGAEMRTGAVPLAKAKAQAAARAGKAVDVPLDADSPALAVKLKTIAASLSNKFSIDMNLRADTTQLAASMGAASAGGSGGLMMGALAGGAAVGLPAIASAGLFGASAKKSADFTEALADLKGTAGATDAQMKLLEAQALDLGASTAFSASEVVTAQIELIKAGVGLGDVLGGAVPGALGLAGAGALDLGVAAEITSNQLNAFGLKGKDATFAADVLAAGANKSSTDVEGLGLGLSQSALGANSFGISMEETVGALSMFSQQSLEGSDAGTSFKTMLQRLVPATRKQGEQAERLGLSFFDSKGEFIGLAESAQAMQDAFGDLTPEMRAAEMQAWFGTDAIRAANILYNEGAEGVNKWTDAVADSGYATELAKTKLDNIKGDLEQLGGEFETAALIAGGAAMPELRGEH